One segment of Amycolatopsis alba DSM 44262 DNA contains the following:
- a CDS encoding TetR/AcrR family transcriptional regulator, translating into MTRATTRKAEASGEDQAAVPRRLLSHATKLFAKKGFDRTSVQEIVEAAGVTKGAMYHYFGSKDDLLYEIYARVLRAQTEQLEKVASSEAPLRERLRSAGSDVVVSTIDNLDDNTIFMQSMHQLGVEKQKAVRAERRKYHERFRTLIEEGQESGEFRADKPADVIVDFFFGSVHHLGSWYRRGGALSARQIGDHFADLLLASLRPE; encoded by the coding sequence ATGACACGAGCGACCACCCGGAAGGCCGAGGCGAGCGGCGAGGATCAGGCCGCCGTCCCGCGCCGTCTGTTGTCGCACGCCACGAAGCTCTTCGCCAAGAAGGGCTTCGACCGCACCTCCGTGCAGGAGATCGTCGAGGCGGCCGGGGTCACCAAGGGCGCGATGTACCACTACTTCGGCTCCAAGGACGACCTCCTTTACGAGATCTACGCCCGTGTGCTGCGCGCACAGACCGAGCAACTGGAAAAGGTGGCCTCGAGTGAGGCACCACTGCGGGAGCGGCTGCGGTCCGCCGGCTCCGACGTCGTCGTCAGCACGATCGACAACCTCGACGACAACACGATCTTCATGCAGTCCATGCACCAGCTCGGCGTGGAGAAGCAGAAGGCCGTCCGTGCGGAACGCCGCAAGTACCACGAGCGGTTCCGCACGCTGATCGAAGAAGGCCAGGAGTCCGGCGAATTCCGCGCGGACAAACCGGCCGACGTGATCGTCGACTTCTTCTTCGGCTCGGTGCACCACCTCGGTTCCTGGTACCGGCGTGGTGGCGCGCTCTCGGCCCGCCAGATCGGCGACCACTTCGCCGATCTCCTGCTGGCCTCGCTGCGACCCGAGTAA
- a CDS encoding helix-turn-helix transcriptional regulator gives MKPTSAGDQPVSPDAETVTASDVGRELRRLRKATGETQAETAKIIGVTRANLTQWETGKYLPSAHNARQLDDHFRATNALFTLVETARSPQEHTPTIAGDASVVDTSRSLLQVFHTVGAKLAERLIRDEHGKPLGWRQNLQRKTPPTVLSTAYGISTMQLVGEPYIDLHPLIENLHRRRSEHGWRGRPEGKWPETTAAVLDALFRADTTLSVDDGLELLEHSLDPFSNTRPYLLATTLQTAVRMRPDARLTSRLIDDLLAARLDFGGLRLWPEKKEAGLVAPEPSVAHTARAVVVLRDVLRNRDDRNDVREAADEATQWLIDHTHSDDGVAEDLEKPRPDGDGATRIIIRHFTSAWVVQALATAPFLPLPRLNRALGTLWERYDADEGLWAWGSGDLPIWQTLDAVTALRAAALAVAAPPLSPPGTTP, from the coding sequence ATGAAGCCTACATCGGCCGGGGACCAGCCGGTAAGCCCTGATGCGGAAACCGTTACCGCGTCGGATGTCGGACGTGAGCTGCGGCGACTTCGCAAAGCCACCGGGGAAACGCAGGCGGAGACCGCCAAGATCATCGGCGTCACCAGGGCGAACCTGACCCAGTGGGAGACCGGCAAGTACCTGCCGTCGGCGCACAACGCCCGTCAGCTCGACGACCACTTCCGCGCCACCAACGCGCTCTTCACCCTGGTGGAAACGGCCCGCTCGCCGCAGGAACACACCCCGACGATCGCCGGCGACGCGAGCGTCGTCGACACCTCCCGGTCGCTGTTGCAGGTCTTCCACACCGTCGGCGCCAAACTCGCCGAGCGGCTGATCCGCGACGAGCACGGGAAACCGCTCGGCTGGCGGCAGAACCTGCAGCGGAAAACCCCGCCGACCGTGCTGAGCACCGCGTACGGGATCAGCACGATGCAGTTGGTAGGCGAGCCCTACATCGACCTACATCCGCTGATCGAAAACCTCCATCGACGGCGCTCCGAACACGGCTGGCGAGGCAGGCCGGAAGGCAAATGGCCGGAGACCACCGCGGCCGTCCTGGACGCGTTGTTCCGCGCGGACACCACGCTGTCGGTCGACGACGGCTTGGAGCTCCTGGAGCATTCGCTGGACCCGTTCAGCAACACTCGCCCTTACCTGCTGGCCACGACTCTGCAGACAGCGGTCCGGATGCGGCCCGACGCCCGGCTGACCAGCAGGCTGATCGACGATCTACTGGCCGCGAGGCTCGATTTCGGCGGCCTTCGGCTGTGGCCGGAGAAGAAAGAAGCCGGACTCGTCGCGCCGGAGCCCTCCGTGGCCCACACCGCCCGCGCCGTGGTGGTGCTGCGCGATGTGCTGCGGAACCGCGATGATCGCAATGACGTCCGGGAGGCGGCCGACGAAGCCACACAATGGCTCATCGACCACACCCACTCGGATGACGGCGTGGCCGAGGACCTCGAAAAACCTCGCCCGGACGGTGACGGAGCGACCCGGATCATCATCCGGCACTTCACCTCCGCCTGGGTCGTCCAAGCACTGGCCACCGCCCCTTTCCTGCCACTGCCCCGGCTCAACCGCGCGCTCGGGACCCTCTGGGAGCGCTACGACGCCGACGAAGGGCTGTGGGCCTGGGGAAGCGGGGACCTACCCATCTGGCAGACGCTGGACGCCGTCACAGCCCTACGCGCGGCCGCGCTCGCCGTCGCCGCGCCCCCGCTCAGCCCTCCAGGAACGACCCCATGA
- a CDS encoding thiamine-phosphate kinase, protein MPGVSDFPPVSDDVLLGDLGEHAIVEHILRPRYGGVPAFGDDCALLDGSDGLRGSDLVATTDSCPTPLVTILGETDPYHTGWLLVTINVSDLAAAGATPLGLVVNYTLPKTTTAGEFRRLLDGVDDCAETHGTRIVGGDLRDGPVRQLTATAIGRCVPGGRLGRTGSEVGDRLLLVGSPGYLWAYALLAEEQARLPEPLVDEIRERACRPMAQLTAGRLLATAGLARAAMDVSDGLFPTVRTLCRANGLGAVITTDIQLDDGPADVCAQAGLGRFDLAQAWGDWTLVVAVRSDDVELARKTLAAEGVAAQEIGTFVPREAGIALDDGTPWEGIAQERFSPSSWHGGDLSRLIADVLGRQAPSGS, encoded by the coding sequence ATGCCTGGCGTAAGCGATTTTCCCCCGGTCAGTGACGACGTGCTCCTCGGCGACCTCGGCGAGCACGCGATCGTGGAGCACATTCTGCGGCCACGCTACGGCGGTGTCCCGGCGTTCGGTGACGACTGTGCTCTCCTGGACGGCTCGGACGGGTTACGCGGCAGCGATCTGGTCGCCACCACCGACAGCTGCCCCACCCCGCTGGTCACCATTCTGGGGGAAACGGATCCGTACCACACCGGCTGGCTGCTGGTGACGATCAACGTTTCCGACCTCGCGGCGGCAGGCGCCACTCCACTCGGACTGGTCGTCAACTACACCCTCCCGAAGACGACCACGGCAGGCGAGTTCCGGCGGCTCCTCGACGGCGTGGACGACTGCGCGGAGACCCACGGGACCAGGATCGTCGGCGGCGATCTCCGGGACGGTCCGGTCCGGCAGCTCACCGCGACCGCGATCGGCCGGTGTGTCCCCGGAGGAAGACTCGGGCGCACGGGCTCCGAAGTCGGAGATCGCCTGTTGCTGGTCGGTTCGCCCGGTTATCTCTGGGCGTACGCGTTGCTCGCCGAAGAGCAGGCGCGGCTTCCCGAGCCGCTCGTCGACGAAATCCGCGAGCGCGCCTGCCGCCCGATGGCGCAGCTGACCGCCGGGCGGCTGCTCGCCACGGCGGGGCTGGCCCGAGCCGCGATGGACGTCTCCGACGGGCTCTTCCCGACCGTGCGGACACTCTGCCGCGCCAACGGTCTCGGCGCGGTGATCACCACGGACATCCAGCTGGACGACGGGCCCGCCGACGTCTGCGCGCAGGCGGGACTCGGCCGGTTCGACCTCGCACAGGCCTGGGGCGACTGGACGCTCGTGGTCGCCGTGCGATCGGACGATGTCGAACTCGCCAGGAAGACCCTCGCCGCGGAGGGCGTCGCGGCACAGGAGATCGGCACCTTCGTTCCCCGTGAGGCAGGCATCGCGCTGGACGACGGCACGCCTTGGGAAGGAATCGCGCAGGAGCGGTTCTCGCCGAGTTCTTGGCACGGCGGCGACCTGTCCCGGCTGATCGCCGACGTACTGGGCAGGCAGGCCCCCTCCGGCTCGTGA
- a CDS encoding acyl-CoA dehydrogenase family protein, which yields MSDLLYSEVEEDLRASVRDLFSDRVEPASLITRTETAEPYDLALWRTLAADLGAAGLAVPEALGGHGASAREVAVVMEELGRSVAPVPYLGSAVLATSALLATDTAQAEVTERLGKLAAGALIGALAVPLSATPGAGFPSTVTATADGTLDGQVRSVADASVAELLVVPAVGPDGPGLYTVDAASAGVTVTEAISLDLTRRIADVTLENVAAKRVAASSAATSALDTALVTAAGLLASEQLGIAEWALTETVRYLKERYQFGRQVGSFQSLKHRLANLYTDLVNARATARYAADCLASGDDVAIAVAVAQARNSPIAVHAAEEAIQLHGGIGMTWEHPAHLYLKRAKSDEIALGTPGRHRAALASLIDLPA from the coding sequence ATGAGCGACCTGTTGTACTCCGAGGTCGAAGAGGACCTCCGGGCCAGTGTCCGCGACCTGTTCTCCGACCGCGTGGAACCGGCGTCCCTGATCACCAGGACCGAGACGGCCGAACCGTACGACCTGGCACTGTGGCGCACGCTCGCCGCCGACCTCGGCGCGGCCGGTCTGGCCGTCCCGGAGGCGCTGGGCGGGCACGGTGCTTCGGCCCGTGAGGTCGCCGTGGTGATGGAGGAACTCGGGCGCAGCGTCGCCCCCGTCCCCTATCTCGGCAGCGCCGTCCTGGCGACGTCGGCCCTGCTGGCGACCGACACTGCGCAAGCGGAAGTGACGGAAAGGCTCGGGAAACTGGCCGCGGGCGCGCTCATCGGCGCGCTGGCGGTACCGCTGTCGGCCACGCCCGGCGCCGGGTTCCCCTCGACGGTCACCGCGACCGCCGACGGGACGCTCGACGGCCAGGTCCGCAGCGTCGCCGACGCTTCGGTGGCCGAGCTGCTCGTCGTCCCGGCGGTGGGCCCCGACGGTCCCGGCCTCTACACGGTCGACGCGGCTTCGGCGGGCGTGACGGTCACCGAGGCGATTTCCCTGGACCTGACCCGGCGCATCGCCGACGTCACCTTGGAGAACGTGGCCGCGAAACGCGTCGCCGCCTCCTCGGCGGCGACGTCCGCGCTGGACACGGCACTCGTGACGGCGGCGGGGCTGCTCGCGTCGGAACAGCTCGGGATCGCCGAATGGGCGCTGACCGAAACGGTGCGCTATCTCAAGGAGCGCTACCAGTTCGGCCGTCAGGTCGGTTCCTTCCAGTCGCTGAAGCACCGGCTGGCGAACCTGTACACGGATCTGGTCAACGCCAGGGCGACGGCGCGCTACGCCGCCGACTGCCTGGCTTCCGGTGACGACGTCGCGATCGCCGTCGCGGTGGCACAGGCCAGGAACTCCCCCATCGCCGTCCACGCCGCCGAAGAGGCGATCCAGCTGCACGGCGGGATCGGCATGACCTGGGAGCACCCCGCGCACCTGTACCTGAAGCGCGCGAAGAGCGACGAGATCGCCCTGGGCACCCCTGGGCGGCATCGCGCGGCCCTCGCCTCGCTGATCGACCTGCCCGCCTGA
- the dcd gene encoding dCTP deaminase, whose translation MTTVQSAPLSLHSGSRQIESGILTDREIRSALLEGDLSVLPFDDSLIRPAAISLRLGKEAFSLESTGPVDIADKTTYPDLVPKDLDDQGRLRVEPGEVVLAPTMERIGLSSRLAGLVDGTSDYARLGVSVVLCGQVSPGFGSNNGAVLTLEIVNHLRHAVLLRPGTRICNVMLFASTGSEESYDRIPHNYSNDHFVMPSRLAERIEHAHNSNN comes from the coding sequence ATGACCACAGTCCAGTCCGCCCCCCTCAGTCTCCATTCCGGAAGCAGGCAAATCGAAAGCGGCATCCTCACCGACCGGGAGATCCGGAGTGCCCTGCTCGAAGGCGATCTTTCCGTCCTGCCTTTCGACGACTCCCTGATCCGGCCCGCGGCGATCAGCCTGCGGCTGGGCAAAGAAGCCTTCAGCCTGGAATCCACCGGCCCCGTCGACATCGCCGACAAGACCACGTACCCGGACCTGGTGCCGAAGGACCTGGATGACCAAGGCAGGCTGCGGGTGGAACCCGGTGAGGTCGTCCTCGCACCGACCATGGAACGCATCGGACTTTCGAGCAGGCTGGCCGGACTCGTCGACGGCACCAGCGACTACGCCCGCCTCGGCGTCAGCGTGGTGCTCTGCGGCCAGGTCAGTCCCGGCTTCGGCAGCAACAACGGCGCCGTCCTGACCCTGGAAATCGTCAATCATCTACGCCACGCGGTTCTGTTGCGTCCCGGCACCAGAATATGCAATGTGATGCTTTTCGCTTCGACCGGAAGTGAGGAGTCGTATGACCGTATTCCGCACAACTATTCGAACGATCATTTCGTCATGCCCTCCCGCCTTGCCGAACGAATCGAACACGCGCACAATTCCAACAACTAG
- a CDS encoding DUF998 domain-containing protein: MTTSQVTGRSPLALLAAVVSVAGGALLILLLQVLPATSDISPVRRTISEYALSENKWIFDVAVLLVAFGSAIGFGALIRRKHLPALSAASVFCALWTASLVVIVAFPKNNWAIGPSTGGTVHRIASVVAFACLPLAVWFAAKAVFPSSPARRAVTRVLAVAALAWFGVILGAIVVSMNGGRPWWQAIPLGLVERAMALTGLIALASLLIPARVPVPVTESEAPRVAS; the protein is encoded by the coding sequence ATGACGACGTCCCAGGTCACCGGCAGGTCCCCGCTGGCGTTGCTGGCCGCCGTGGTCTCGGTCGCCGGCGGAGCGCTGCTGATCCTGCTGCTGCAGGTCCTCCCCGCCACCAGCGACATCAGCCCGGTCCGCCGGACCATCAGCGAATACGCGCTGAGCGAGAACAAGTGGATCTTCGACGTCGCGGTCCTCCTGGTCGCGTTCGGTTCGGCGATCGGCTTCGGCGCGCTGATCCGCCGCAAGCACCTTCCCGCGTTGTCCGCGGCGTCGGTCTTCTGCGCGCTCTGGACGGCGAGCCTGGTGGTGATCGTGGCGTTCCCCAAGAACAACTGGGCGATCGGGCCGAGCACCGGCGGCACGGTGCACCGGATCGCGAGCGTCGTGGCCTTCGCCTGCCTGCCGCTGGCCGTGTGGTTCGCCGCGAAGGCCGTCTTTCCCTCCTCCCCCGCGCGCCGCGCGGTGACGCGGGTGCTCGCGGTGGCCGCGCTCGCGTGGTTCGGCGTGATCCTCGGGGCGATCGTGGTCTCGATGAACGGCGGTAGGCCCTGGTGGCAGGCGATCCCGCTGGGACTGGTCGAACGCGCGATGGCGCTGACCGGGCTGATCGCACTGGCGTCGCTGCTCATCCCGGCACGGGTGCCGGTTCCGGTCACGGAATCCGAGGCGCCGCGGGTCGCGTCCTGA
- a CDS encoding acyl-CoA dehydrogenase family protein — MTTPQELKGRVAELLAAYPPESTPRQDFLHARFDAGLAWIHFPEGLGGLSAPRSLQSVVDKELAAAGAPDNDKRRIGIGLGMAAPTILAFGTPEQHQRFLRPLWTEREVWCQLFSEPGAGSDLAALGTRAVRDGDDWVVTGQKVWTSGAHKSQWAILVTRTDPDVPKHRGMTYFLCDMTAPGVEVRPLRQITGEAEFNEVFLSEVRIPDAHRLGAVGEGWKVAQTTLMNERVAIGGTEFPRDGGMVGVLTETWRERPELRTSELHDRLLKLWVEGESLRLVSSRLRQQLAAGAPGPEGSAVKVAFSELNQAASGLEIELLGDEGLRYDDWTMRRPDGVNFLGREAGYRYLRAKGNSIEGGTSEVLRNIIAERVLGLPSEPRIDKDVAWKDLPR; from the coding sequence GTGACGACACCTCAGGAACTCAAGGGGCGCGTGGCCGAGCTGCTGGCCGCGTATCCGCCGGAAAGCACGCCACGCCAGGACTTTCTCCACGCGCGGTTCGACGCCGGGCTGGCGTGGATCCACTTCCCCGAGGGCCTGGGCGGCCTGAGCGCGCCGCGTTCGCTCCAGTCCGTCGTGGACAAAGAGCTCGCGGCGGCGGGCGCGCCGGACAACGACAAACGGCGGATCGGGATCGGCCTCGGCATGGCCGCGCCGACCATTCTCGCCTTCGGCACCCCTGAGCAGCACCAGCGCTTCCTGCGTCCACTGTGGACTGAGCGGGAGGTGTGGTGCCAGCTGTTCAGCGAGCCGGGCGCGGGTTCCGACCTCGCCGCGCTGGGCACCCGCGCGGTCCGCGACGGCGACGACTGGGTGGTCACCGGCCAGAAGGTCTGGACTTCGGGCGCGCACAAGTCGCAGTGGGCGATCCTGGTCACCCGCACCGATCCCGACGTGCCGAAGCATCGCGGCATGACGTACTTCCTGTGCGACATGACCGCGCCGGGTGTGGAGGTCCGGCCGTTGCGCCAGATCACCGGTGAGGCCGAGTTCAACGAGGTCTTCCTCAGCGAGGTCCGCATTCCCGACGCGCACCGCCTCGGCGCGGTCGGCGAGGGCTGGAAGGTCGCGCAGACCACGCTGATGAACGAACGGGTCGCGATCGGCGGGACCGAGTTCCCGCGCGACGGCGGGATGGTCGGCGTCCTCACCGAGACCTGGCGAGAACGTCCGGAACTGCGGACCTCGGAACTGCACGACAGGCTGCTGAAACTGTGGGTGGAGGGCGAAAGCCTGCGCCTGGTGAGTTCGCGGCTGCGGCAGCAACTCGCCGCCGGCGCGCCCGGACCGGAGGGTTCCGCGGTCAAGGTCGCCTTCTCCGAGCTGAACCAGGCCGCGTCCGGGCTGGAGATCGAACTGCTCGGCGACGAAGGCCTGCGCTACGACGACTGGACGATGCGACGTCCGGACGGCGTGAACTTCCTCGGCCGCGAGGCCGGATACCGCTATCTGCGCGCGAAGGGGAACTCCATCGAGGGCGGCACCTCGGAGGTCCTGCGCAACATCATCGCCGAGCGCGTGCTGGGGCTGCCGTCCGAGCCGCGGATCGACAAGGACGTCGCCTGGAAGGACCTGCCCCGATGA
- the fabG gene encoding 3-oxoacyl-ACP reductase FabG yields the protein MTEHPSRVAIVTGAGRGIGAAVAKRLASDGFAVGLLDLDEAGVKQGAEAIVAEGGKAVGVALDVNDAAQVEAAVTRVAEELGAPTVLINNAGITRDNLLFKMTEQDWDSVLGVHLKGSFLMTREVQKYQTQEKWGRIVNLSSTSALGNRGQVNYSAAKAGMQGFTKTLAIELGKFNVTANAIAPGFIATDMTAATAERIGMSFEDFKAAAASQIPVQRVGTPDDIANLASFLVSDGAGFISGQVIYVAGGPKD from the coding sequence GTGACCGAACACCCCTCCCGCGTAGCGATCGTCACCGGCGCCGGCCGTGGCATCGGCGCGGCCGTGGCCAAGCGGCTCGCTTCCGACGGGTTCGCCGTCGGCCTGCTGGACCTCGACGAGGCGGGCGTCAAGCAGGGAGCCGAGGCGATCGTCGCCGAGGGCGGCAAGGCCGTCGGTGTCGCGCTGGACGTCAACGACGCCGCGCAGGTCGAGGCCGCGGTGACCAGGGTGGCCGAGGAGCTCGGCGCGCCGACCGTACTGATCAACAACGCCGGCATCACCCGCGACAACCTGCTGTTCAAGATGACCGAACAGGACTGGGACTCGGTGCTGGGCGTTCACCTGAAGGGGTCGTTCCTGATGACCCGCGAGGTGCAGAAGTACCAGACGCAGGAGAAGTGGGGCCGCATCGTCAACCTGTCCAGCACCTCGGCGCTGGGCAACCGCGGCCAGGTCAACTACTCCGCGGCCAAGGCGGGCATGCAGGGCTTCACCAAGACCCTCGCGATCGAACTGGGCAAGTTCAACGTCACCGCGAACGCCATCGCCCCCGGCTTCATCGCCACCGACATGACCGCGGCGACCGCCGAGCGGATCGGCATGTCGTTCGAGGACTTCAAGGCGGCGGCCGCGTCGCAGATCCCGGTGCAGCGCGTCGGCACCCCCGACGACATCGCCAATCTCGCGTCGTTCCTGGTGAGCGACGGCGCCGGGTTCATCTCCGGCCAGGTCATCTACGTCGCCGGCGGACCGAAGGACTGA
- a CDS encoding MaoC family dehydratase, protein MREFASLQEFENAVGEHFGYSEWLTLTQERVNLFADATDDHQWIHVDVEKAADGPFGAPIAHGFLTLSLISGFVGKLYRVHGLKMGINYGLNKVRFPQPVKVGSKIRAGAELIEVTDVTGGKQTIVRWTIEIDGEPKPACVAEMVVRLIA, encoded by the coding sequence ATGCGCGAATTCGCCTCCCTGCAGGAGTTCGAGAACGCCGTCGGCGAGCATTTCGGCTACAGCGAATGGCTGACGCTCACCCAGGAACGGGTGAACCTGTTCGCCGACGCCACCGACGACCACCAGTGGATCCACGTCGACGTCGAGAAGGCCGCCGATGGCCCGTTCGGTGCGCCGATCGCGCACGGTTTCCTGACTCTTTCGCTCATTTCGGGCTTCGTCGGCAAGCTCTACCGGGTCCACGGGCTCAAGATGGGCATCAACTACGGCCTGAACAAGGTCCGGTTCCCCCAGCCGGTCAAGGTGGGTTCGAAGATCCGGGCGGGCGCCGAACTGATCGAGGTCACCGACGTCACCGGTGGCAAGCAGACCATCGTCCGGTGGACGATCGAGATCGACGGCGAGCCGAAACCGGCGTGTGTGGCGGAGATGGTCGTCCGGCTGATCGCCTGA
- a CDS encoding DUF7715 family protein yields MKLLVATSKTQGARENDFNHCIEGELIWIAPCCEDGEESPDSECGCGRSFAGLNSHHGTTTALVVELPGFTCSDYTEALRSSMAAQGWPPDAADEVAAGLLSFAFGWEVGTVLERRYDLFIERLVPASPG; encoded by the coding sequence ATGAAACTGCTCGTGGCCACCTCGAAAACGCAGGGTGCGCGGGAGAACGACTTCAACCACTGCATCGAAGGCGAACTGATCTGGATCGCCCCGTGCTGCGAAGACGGCGAAGAATCACCCGATTCCGAATGCGGTTGCGGCCGGTCGTTCGCCGGGCTGAACTCGCACCACGGGACGACGACGGCGCTCGTCGTGGAACTGCCCGGCTTCACCTGCTCCGACTACACCGAGGCGTTGCGGTCGAGCATGGCCGCGCAGGGCTGGCCGCCCGACGCCGCCGACGAAGTGGCGGCGGGGCTGCTCTCCTTCGCCTTCGGCTGGGAGGTGGGAACGGTGCTCGAACGCCGATACGACCTGTTCATCGAGCGTCTCGTCCCCGCGTCACCGGGCTGA
- a CDS encoding acyl-CoA dehydrogenase family protein, with the protein MDFAFDAKTEELRGKLLEFMDSHIYPAEAVFEAQLAERDSEWSQPPVVEELKAEARKRGLWNFFLPGDHGAGLTNLQYAPLAEITGRSLRLAPTALNCAAPDTGNMEVLTMFGTEQQKKQWLQPLLDGEIRSAFAMTEPDVASSDARNIATSIRRDGDEYVINGRKWYISGAMNPNCKIFIVMGKTDPDGPPHKQQSMILVPRDTPGMTVKRGMHVFGYTDGDHGGHAEVVFEDARVPAENLIAGEGDGFAIAQARLGPGRIHHCMRAIGMAERALELMCRRALSRETFGKPIAEQGVVQDWIAEARVKIEQQRLLVLKTAWLMDTVGNQGAHTEIQAIKISTPITVEWILDKAVQLFGAGGVSQDFPVAEMWAQVRTLRLADGPDEVHKRSLAHRELKKYRGEASK; encoded by the coding sequence ATGGACTTCGCCTTCGACGCGAAAACCGAGGAACTGCGGGGGAAACTCCTCGAGTTCATGGATTCGCACATCTATCCGGCCGAGGCCGTCTTCGAAGCTCAGCTGGCCGAGCGCGACAGCGAATGGTCGCAGCCGCCGGTCGTCGAGGAGCTGAAGGCCGAGGCGCGCAAACGCGGACTGTGGAACTTCTTCCTCCCCGGTGACCACGGCGCGGGCCTGACGAACCTTCAGTACGCGCCGCTGGCCGAGATCACCGGCCGCAGCCTCCGGCTCGCGCCGACCGCGCTGAACTGCGCGGCGCCGGACACCGGGAACATGGAAGTCCTCACCATGTTCGGCACGGAACAGCAGAAGAAGCAGTGGCTCCAGCCGCTGCTGGACGGCGAGATCCGGTCCGCGTTCGCGATGACCGAGCCCGACGTCGCCTCCTCCGACGCGCGCAACATCGCCACCAGCATCCGCCGCGACGGCGACGAGTACGTGATCAACGGCCGCAAGTGGTACATCTCCGGCGCGATGAACCCGAACTGCAAGATCTTCATCGTGATGGGCAAGACCGATCCGGACGGCCCTCCGCACAAGCAGCAGAGCATGATCCTGGTCCCCCGCGACACCCCCGGCATGACCGTGAAACGCGGTATGCACGTGTTCGGCTACACCGACGGCGACCACGGCGGGCACGCCGAAGTGGTCTTCGAGGACGCCCGCGTGCCCGCGGAGAACCTCATCGCCGGTGAAGGCGACGGGTTCGCCATCGCGCAGGCCCGCCTCGGACCGGGGCGGATCCATCACTGCATGCGCGCCATCGGCATGGCCGAACGCGCGCTGGAACTGATGTGCCGCCGGGCGCTTTCGCGCGAGACCTTCGGCAAGCCGATCGCCGAACAGGGCGTCGTGCAGGACTGGATCGCCGAGGCGCGGGTCAAGATCGAGCAGCAGCGGCTGCTGGTGCTCAAGACCGCGTGGCTGATGGACACCGTCGGCAACCAGGGCGCGCACACCGAGATCCAGGCGATCAAGATCTCCACGCCGATCACCGTCGAGTGGATCCTCGACAAGGCCGTGCAGCTGTTCGGCGCGGGCGGGGTCAGCCAGGACTTCCCGGTCGCCGAGATGTGGGCGCAGGTGCGGACACTGCGGCTCGCCGACGGTCCGGACGAGGTGCACAAGCGCTCGCTGGCGCACCGTGAACTGAAGAAGTACCGCGGGGAGGCTTCAAAGTGA
- a CDS encoding phosphotransferase family protein: MNQTDLPGLDLTRLKAHLDEHRPGLVQGDLSGQVVEGGRSNLTYIVGDGRSRWVVRRPPLGHVLPTAHDMGREFRVISGLHGTAVPVPETVLLCEDTDVIGSRFYVMEFVEGTPFRSDTELAALGPARTKAIAGELVDTLVALHAVDPESVGLGDFGRPEGFLERQLRRWKKQLDGNRSRDLPGVDELHDRLASSVPESGRPSIVHGDYRLDNVLVNADDRITAVLDWEMSTLGDPLTDLALLVAYAERDKVSLQFVSNASSAPGYPRNDEVIARYAERSGRDVSRLNWYVGFAFFKLAVILEGIHLRYSKGQTVGAGFDGIGAGVVPLIAHGNETLKEEG; encoded by the coding sequence ATGAACCAGACCGACCTGCCGGGCCTCGACCTGACCAGGCTCAAGGCCCATCTGGACGAGCATCGGCCGGGTCTCGTCCAAGGCGACCTGAGCGGCCAGGTCGTGGAAGGGGGCAGGTCGAACCTCACCTACATCGTGGGCGACGGCCGGTCCCGCTGGGTGGTCCGGCGCCCACCGCTGGGCCATGTCCTGCCGACCGCGCACGACATGGGCCGCGAGTTCCGGGTGATCTCCGGCCTGCACGGCACGGCCGTCCCGGTGCCGGAAACCGTGCTGCTGTGCGAGGACACCGACGTCATCGGCTCGCGGTTCTACGTGATGGAGTTCGTGGAGGGCACCCCTTTCCGCTCGGACACCGAACTGGCCGCGCTGGGCCCCGCCCGGACGAAGGCGATCGCGGGCGAACTGGTCGACACCCTGGTCGCGCTGCACGCCGTCGATCCGGAATCGGTGGGACTGGGCGATTTCGGCCGTCCGGAGGGCTTCCTCGAACGCCAGCTGCGGCGCTGGAAGAAGCAGCTCGACGGCAACCGCAGCCGCGACCTCCCCGGCGTCGACGAGCTGCACGACAGGCTCGCCTCGTCGGTCCCCGAATCGGGGCGGCCGTCGATCGTCCACGGTGACTACCGGCTCGACAACGTGCTGGTGAACGCCGACGACCGGATCACCGCGGTGCTGGACTGGGAGATGTCCACCCTCGGCGATCCGCTGACCGACCTCGCGCTGCTGGTGGCCTACGCCGAACGCGACAAGGTGTCGCTGCAGTTCGTGTCCAACGCCAGTTCCGCGCCGGGGTACCCGCGCAACGACGAGGTCATCGCCCGGTACGCCGAGCGTTCGGGCCGCGACGTCTCACGGCTCAACTGGTACGTGGGCTTCGCCTTCTTCAAACTCGCGGTGATCCTGGAAGGCATCCACCTCCGCTACAGCAAGGGGCAGACCGTCGGTGCCGGATTCGACGGCATCGGAGCGGGCGTCGTCCCGTTGATCGCGCACGGCAATGAGACTCTCAAGGAAGAGGGATAG